In Rhodamnia argentea isolate NSW1041297 chromosome 4, ASM2092103v1, whole genome shotgun sequence, the following proteins share a genomic window:
- the LOC115743478 gene encoding UPF0481 protein At3g47200-like, translated as MSQTVMEVAIAIMTKIDNLPVVSTECCIYRVPEKLRRANEEAYTPQVVSIGPFHRDKPVLQLREEIKLRYLKGFLSQIEDDLLACTRMIKRSEDRIRQCYQESLNQSREEFVEMILVDAVFVVELFIRNHYPEHRDENDEIFSKQWMSNAVFHDVLLLENQVPFFVLETLYSLTALKTTITFFKLSYEYFKDVLYGHELAGTRTQVRHLVDYVRVLQLPSFPRGESSKQAKKFELTRSAKELQEAGVKFRQAEGTSSVLDVVFRDGTLEMPHLIVHEWTEVYFRNMIAYEQCHHDYKYISSYAVLMDSLIHTPKDIDILTYCGILENQLKSTDDVASLFNSLYKETMRESSQFLYSSQCESLNAYSRTWWHRWMATLNRDYFSKPWFRFSAVTGGVLLVLTTAQTACSLIDAYAGDAGRLFRWHK; from the coding sequence ATGAGTCAGACTGTCATGGAAGTCGCGATTGCCATAATGACCAAGATCGACAACTTGCCTGTCGTGTCCACCGAGTGTTGCATCTATCGAGTGCCTGAGAAGCTCCGCAGAGCAAACGAAGAGGCCTACACACCTCAAGTCGTCTCCATCGGGCCGTTCCACCGTGATAAGCCCGTGCTTCAGCTGAGGGAGGAGATCAAACTGAGGTACTTGAAAGGCTTCCTCAGCCAAATCGAGGATGACCTCCTGGCTTGTACCAGAATGATCAAACGATCGGAAGACCGAATTCGGCAATGCTACCAAGAAAGTCTCAACCAAAGCAGAGAGGAGTTCGTTGAAATGATCTTAGTGGATGCAGTTTTTGTAGTTGAGCTTTTCATAAGGAACCATTACCCCGAGCACAGAGATGAGAACGACGAGATATTCAGCAAGCAGTGGATGAGCAATGCCGTGTTCCACGACGTCCTGCTGCTGGAAAACCAAGTCCCGTTCTTTGTCCTCGAGACTCTCTATAGCCTCACCGCATTGAAGACCACTATCACATTCTTCAAGCTCAGTTATGAGTACTTCAAAGATGTCTTGTACGGGCATGAGCTTGCAGGCACGAGAACCCAGGTGAGGCACCTAGTGGACTACGTGCGAGTCCTGCAACTGCCCTCATTCCCGCGGGGCGAGTCGTCCAAACAGGCCAAGAAATTCGAGCTGACTCGGAGCGCAAAGGAGCTGCAAGAGGCCGGCGTCAAGTTCAGACAGGCTGAGGGAACCTCCTCCGTGCTTGATGTTGTCTTCAGGGATGGGACCCTCGAGATGCCACACCTGATTGTGCACGAGTGGACCGAGGTGTACTTCAGGAACATGATCGCATACGAGCAGTGCCACCACGACTACAAGTACATCAGCAGCTATGCCGTCCTCATGGACAGCCTCATCCACACGCCCAAAGACATCGACATTCTAACCTACTGTGGGATTTTGGAAAATCAGCTTAAGAGCACAGACGACGTGGCTAGTCTCTTCAACAGCTTGTACAAGGAGACCATGAGGGAATCCAGCCAGTTCTTGTACTCCAGCCAGTGCGAGAGTTTGAACGCGTACAGCAGGACCTGGTGGCACCGGTGGATGGCCACCCTCAACCGGGACTACTTCAGCAAGCCTTGGTTCAGGTTCTCCGCCGTCACTGGGGGGGTGCTGCTCGTTCTCACCACAGCACAAACCGCGTGTTCATTGATTGATGCTTATGCGGGCGACGCAGGGAGATTGTTCCGTTGGCACAAGTAA
- the LOC115743551 gene encoding UPF0481 protein At3g47200-like: MAETHQSTAGMSHTVKEVALAITTKMSNVTHMSSECCIYRVPEKFRRAKAEAYTPQVVSIGPFHRDKTVLQSTEEIKLRYLIGFLRRIKADLLACTRMISELEDRIRQCYQESLTQDSDQLVEIILVDAVFVVELFIRNHYPEHRDENDEIFSKQWMSNAVLHDVLLLENQVPFFVLETLYNLTALKTTITFFKLSYEYFKDVLHGHELAGTRTQVRHLVDYVRAQQLPSFPQGVASQRAKKFELTRSAKELEEAGLNFRQSEGTSSLLDVIFKDGTLGMQRLVVNEWTDAYLRNMIAYEQCHHEYKHISSYVILLDSLIDTPKDIDILISCGILENQLGSADDVARLINGMYNETMRDSSEFLYSSQCESLNAYSRTWWQQWKAAWYRWRVILKRDYFSNPWSGVSVVAAVVLLILTLVQTACSFLDIYAGNARRLFRGRKW; this comes from the exons ATGGCAGAAACACACCAGAGCACCGCAG GTATGAGTCACACTGTCAAGGAAGTTGCACTTGCCATAACAACGAAGATGAGCAACGTGACTCACATGTCCTCCGAGTGTTGCATCTATCGAGTGCCTGAGAAGTTCCGCAGAGCAAAAGCAGAGGCGTACACACCTCAAGTCGTCTCCATCGGGCCATTCCACCGTGATAAGACAGTGCTTCAGTCGACGGAGGAGATCAAACTGAGGTACTTGATAGGCTTCCTCCGCCGCATCAAGGCCGACCTCCTAGCTTGTACCAGAATGATCAGCGAATTGGAAGACCGCATTCGGCAATGCTACCAAGAAAGTCTCACCCAAGACAGCGACCAGCTCGTGGAAATAATCTTGGTGGACGCGGTTTTTGTAGTTGAGCTTTTCATAAGGAACCATTACCCCGAGCACCGAGATGAGAACGACGAGATATTCAGCAAGCAGTGGATGAGCAATGCCGTGCTTCACGACGTCCTGCTGCTGGAAAACCAAGTCCCTTTCTTTGTCCTCGAGACTCTCTATAACCTCACCGCATTGAAGACCACTATCACATTCTTCAAGCTCAGTTATGAGTATTTCAAAGATGTCTTGCACGGGCATGAGCTTGCAGGCACGAGAACCCAGGTGAGGCACCTAGTGGACTACGTGCGAGCCCAGCAACTGCCCTCATTCCCGCAGGGCGTGGCATCCCAACGGGCCAAGAAATTCGAGCTGACTCGGAGTGCAAAGGAGCTGGAAGAGGCCGGCCTCAACTTCCGACAGAGCGAGGGAACCTCCTCCTTGCTCGATGTCATCTTCAAGGACGGGACCCTAGGGATGCAGCGCCTGGTTGTGAATGAATGGACCGACGCGTACTTGAGGAACATGATTGCGTACGAGCAGTGCCACCACGAGTACAAGCACATCAGCAGCTACGTCATTCTCCTGGACAGCCTCATAGACACGCCCAAAGACATCGACATCCTAATCAGCTGTGGAATTCTGGAAAATCAACTTGGAAGTGCGGACGACGTGGCTCGTCTCATCAACGGCATGTACAATGAGACCATGAGGGACTCCAGCGAGTTCCTCTACTCGAGCCAGTGTGAGAGCCTGAACGCGTACAGCCGGACCTGGTGGCAACAGTGGAAGGCTGCCTGGTACCGCTGGAGGGTCATTCTCAAGCGGGACTACTTCAGCAACCCATGGTCTGGGGTCTCCGTGGTCGCCGCTGTGGTGTTGCTCATTCTCACCCTGGTGCAAACCGCGTGTTCATTTCTGGATATTTACGCGGGCAATGCCCGGAGATTGTTCCGCGGCCGCAAGTGGTAA